One Eptesicus fuscus isolate TK198812 chromosome 13, DD_ASM_mEF_20220401, whole genome shotgun sequence genomic window, TCCCCAGGTGGTTGATGCTTGTTTCTGCCTGTGTCTATGCTATTCTAGTCCCTTTAACTaaattgcttgtctcattttttgcCATCCAGATTAGTCAAAGGTCTTTACATTGCAAAGCACACACCCATTTTAATCAGGTCAAGCAAAAAATGGACTTTATTGACTTACAGAGCTGGAAAAGTGTGGTGAATGTCTGATATTCTGTCTACCTAGCAACTGTCTTTCATATTTaacatttcaattttttctttccttgaagcCTCCTCCCTCATGTATTTGAGGTGAGACTTCATACCTAGGGATAGAGGTATAATCTAAGTTTTATCTTCCCTATTACATTGAAGCTCCCCAAGGGCTGATGACATATTTAAATGTATACTGTATTTGTTTGTACCTATTGTCTAAAGAGTACCTATTAATGAATGCCTGTTAAATGATTGAATGAACTTTATAGATAGGCTATCGCCTTAGAATCAAAATCCAAAAATGGAACATTCCAGGAAGGCAAGGGCAGAAATTGTAATCTCTTTAAGGATCTAAATTTAACTAGTTGCTGGGACAGGCATGAGTAATATGGTAAGACAAATGAAGTTTACTTCAATTGAAATGAATCTGCCTCTAGGAACATACCCTAAAGACAGATCCAAATCAAAGACAAATACTTAAAGCACATAgtatttaatgcattttattttattttattttatttttaatttttattttttttaaaagcatctgtctttaattattgtttgtttttaggaaatGAATGGCAAACTATATACACTGTGGAGTCTGAATTCCGCCATCATAGAGTGTGAATGATGGTCCTGTTTCGAAGCTGCTGAATATATTCTTTGGCGTGGGTGACTGCTGTCTTTGGTGGttcaggtggaggtggagggccTTCTACCAACTTCACAAAATAATGGCAATAAACCTTCTCCATGATCCCAAAGCGACCTCTGCCATGGTATCGAATGCGTTTCAGGTACTGGCCTCGGCCTGAGGTGGACGCAGCTATGTATAAATTGGATCTGAATTCCACATTGTGGTCTCTCACTGCCATATCTTGTGCTTCTAAAAGAATCTCTTTAATTATTTGGGCTCCTTTTTTGTCACTGAATTCCAATTGAGCCAAAGCCTGGTCAATGGACATTCCTCGAATCAATTTTGCCAAATACCACATCTTGTCTTTGCTGTACTTTATTTGTCTTCGACAATGGTAGATTTCTGCTGGTCTCCGAGGTTCTCCAGGCAGTTGTGGAGgataaacaattttattattcttCTCCCATCTTCGAGAAATGTCAAGAGAAGCACTTGTGTGGATGTGTGATTGGGGTAAAACACTCTGAGATGAAAGAAGCCCCAGGGCCAGCTTCCGCCTCAGATTCTGCATCCATAACGCACCCAGCCGGTCCAGTACTgccgccgccatctttctcctcccctctacGGAAGCCTCcaaatatttaatgcattttaaaatttacctacatataataaaaaatatggaaaCTATATATCCAAAATAGAtgatggataaagaaaaaaatgagtgctTACTCTATGTCAGGTTGCTACTGACCACTTTCATAAGGATTGttttatttagtcctcacaatCATTTTGTGATGGGTTgaaaaactttttctgtaaagagccaggtagtaaatatttaagACTTTGTAgttgtcaatgtaagaaatgtccaaaactgtaggtaactttttttttttgttaatccttacccaagggtatttttttccattgatttctagagagagagtgggagagagggagagaaacatcagtgtgagagagacacattgattggttgcctcccacccatgCCCAACTGGGtgggattgaacttgcaatcgaaccttcagtgcatgggcccatgctttaaccactgagctatgcttgCCAGGTCTGTAGATAActtttttataagagtttatttgagccaaactgatgacacaTGCCAGGGAGCAAGTGTTACCAGAAAGGTTCCAGCCTGGAGCCTTTTTGCCTCGGACCAGCTGGTAATGtgtgggtttttattttcatgcagGAAAGATCTTACATGAGTCCAGATGATTTTAGGAGTATGTTTAtcaaagctggggacagtgaaacaaggaagggcttgggATAGAAGCAGCAGAAAGGACAGAAGTGAGCCAACATGGGTCTGTTGTCAGTTCACTAGAAAGTCAGAAAAAAGGAGGCCTTGGAGATAGGTTCAGGGGTAAGCCGGGAAAAGTGCCCACTGCCTGCTGATCCCCTGGGTGCAAGTTTTGTGGGgatccttagagtttaggagatacACGCCTGTGAGAGGAGAGGTAGAAGGAAAAGGCCTgggcctgctcctgggagggagagtacAGTTGGGCCCTTTGGTCTTGAGGGTTTTAAAGGCTTGGAGttcagcctggctgatgtggctcagtgggttgagtatCCTCCCATGGatcaagaggtcccaggtttgattcccagtcagggcacatgcctgggttgtggggctcaatccccagtggggggcatgcaggaggcagccaagatcaatgtttctatctctcgcacTCCCTtaatctctgaaattaaaaaaaatatatatatatatatatatatatatatatatatatatatatatggcttggAGTTCAGGGGAAGTCTTAGGGGAGGtaatcaatagaatattcatcagctttatgctaaTGCACCAAAATTagatttattcccttaacttGATCCTTTCTTGGTTGGCACAAATGGCACCCCTAATTGGATTTTTGCTATTTCTCTgaatagggtgatttaagctatttatccTCTGGGTGGGTAGGAGTATAAAACATTTACTCTTAAGCAtctttggttagggaagataggattttttgatttactagatggctgtaaaCTGCTTGGCTATTTAACtattatctcagtttccctattccacttgccctGGCTTACTAGCCTGTCTCACAAGATTTCAAATGCTgtagagaataacagttttgcagcttctattatgcatttgaaattaagaagggaaagtaaggaagattacatggagaTGGGAGAAAGCAATGTGGGCATCTGATTACATGATAGGCAACAAGATTTTATGTGCCCTTttggaccagaattgaatctgggacccttcagtccccaggccaatgctctatccactgagccaaactgttgaggGCTCTTCTgttttatctaatctaataaaacagtaatatgcaaattgaccgtaccttcgctatgcccacagccaatcagagcgaacaagatggcagttaatttgcatatgctgagggagggaggagtgaagaaagcagacaGCATGGTGGCTGTGCCGGTGGGCGGTggcgcagctgtggagcacgcggccaTGGTGGCCTTTGAGGCagtggcgggcagtgtgagcggcggTGACGCGgccacagcggtggtggcggcggcggtgggcagggcgtgcagtggaggcggcaggcggGGCATGGTGGGTGGTGTGCGAGGCCGCAGTGGccttggaggcggtggtggctgcgGGCGGGGCGTGGTGAGGTGGGTGACacgtggtggggtgggtggggtgggtgggtgggtggggcctgcagCAGCAGCCCGCGGGGCTGAGGAGGCGGCGGCAGTGTGCGCGGCGGGTCAGGGTGATCAGAGGCGGCGGCAGTGcacggccacagaggcagctgcgtcAGCGGGCGCAGAGGGTCGGGAGTGCGGGGcgaggtgggctgggttgggtgggcgggacgggCAAGAGGCGCCCCGCCCATTCGGCCCGTCCCGCACCGCCCGCCGCAGGCCCGctgcagcgggagaggtgggggggcgggagggaagcccgccagaagtcttgcaggaaatattcctgcaatgggTCCCTAGTTTTTAATAAGAGGAATTctagattaaaaatggtggcagtaagtggatgctgcacagacacattcccaggaccaaactggaattacaactaaactacagaaaaacttcctgactACTCAATGGAAGATGCACTGTAGAGATCCCTGATAATAGAGAACAGAAAGTGGAGatggcatagagactggtagaaggggtggaggtgcaaaagggctggccaggttCCCACATACAGCAACTGAAGCTCTGgaaagatatctcagctgtggggggttgccattgagaactctggggtctaatccccaagctgggccccccagcagaaagcaccagaactgagaagggtgcCTACACAACATCTGGCTGTAAAAAGCAGCGGAGTTGCTATCTGTCAGGGAGAGATAGCTGGAAAgcaggcactctcttaaagggccaatgcacaaaatttcctgTGGAGCCACTCACCTTGTTCTCTAGTACagggactggagctgtgtgagcagaagccatgattgggggctctggggttagagctcagaaggcagacaccccagtttcctgtgctgagtcattccttcaCGTTGCAGAagtcatctttctcatgcagaaATTTGCAATACAGGCGGCTTTGCCTGGGGGAAAAACAGTTGACCCATcatattggaaaacaccttgccgaTGGTACacagtttctgaggcccattaagagactgagaataacaattagcatccaggcagaagcaactgccccaccccattaaaaaaaactcaccacacctgtggatgattgcctgagggTTTTTCAAgatggaatcctatcagtctgtaaggcagaggtggtctctggaggctttgagtcttttctGCTCTAATAAGTCAAAACAGCGTTTGACACTGTCTTGCACTAGTGTTTGAGAAGCATAGCAGATCTAcataatacatagtcacaaacctaAACAGGGAGCCAAAATGAGGACACAAAGAaaaaccccaaatgaaagaacaaaagaattctTTAGAAGAAGAGAtatatgaaatggagataagaaatttatctgatatagagttcagaataatgatggtaaacatgctcaacagcatgagaaaagatatagtaactatgaaaacagaaataaataatgaaatagcacagataaaaaaaacacattggaaggaatccACATCgaattaggggaagctgaggatcgaatcagtgaattagaagacagttgAAAGTATCACGCATtcagagaatcaaaaagaaagaaaaaagcctatctaataaaagagtagtatgcaaattgaccatcactccagcacaagatggctgccccatgtggtcaaagatggctgccccatgtggatacaagatggccaccacaagatggccagcaggggagggcagttgggagggaccaggcctgcaagggagggcagttggggacaatcaagcctgcaggggagggcagttaggggtgatcaggctggcagaggagggaagtggggggtgaccgggcctacagggaagggcagtggcgggggggggggcaggcctgcatgggagggcagttggggatgatcgggctggcaggggagcagttaggtgtcaatcatgccagcaggggagtggttagggggctatcaggctggcaggcagagtggttaggggcaattaggcagccatgcaggcgagtggttaggagccagcagtcctggattgtgagagggatgtccggtgggatcaggcctaaactggcagtcggacatcccccaaggggtcccagattggagagggtgcaggctgggttgagggacacccccctagtgcatgaatttcatgcgccaggcctctagtcttatataataaaaggctaatatgcaaatcgacagaatggcagaatgaccagtccctatgacatgtactgaccaccagggggcagatgttcaatgcaggagctgccccctggtggtcagtgcactcccacagggggagcaccactcagccagaagccttgagccaggctcatggctggcaagtgagtgctaagctggcagtcggacatctcctgagggctcccaaactgcaagagggcacaggccaggctgaggaaccccccaagtgcatgaattttgtgcaccgggcctctagtctttttataatGCTAATACGATTAAGGAGAAGATAGAATTATTTGGGGGGGGATATCATTTTCCTTAATTGGAGTTAAAGTTAGTGTTTTCCATCATCAAAATCAATAGCAAATGCTCATCTattaatgtgaattttttttcagCCAAGAAAAGTAAAGATTTATGAAGGAGATGGAGCAATGACTGGAGTTACAGGTAGCTCATGCTTAAACATATGGCTAAGCTCATGTGATTTTAAGTGAGATGTTATgtattttatctttgaaaaatgtctgaagttttctgtcatagCTGTTGCTAAATACTGATACTAGTCCATGAGCATATTTGTTGAAAGGCATTTATACAATTCTATTAAATTATTCTCAATATTTACCTTTTAGCATGTCATTATGTTGCAGGTTAATTGCTTTCAATTAAAGTTTAGGTGGGAGCTCCTTGATTGCACAGTTAAATGGGTTTTTGAAACATggacattttctttttacctACACCCAGGTCTGAAAGACACTGTTGGAACTGTAGTTTGAATTCAGAAAATGTATGTACTGCAAATTCGTTAGTAACAGCACAGCAAGTATATAACACAGCTTTAGATCACTTGTGATTCAAACAATGTTAGTTGTTGGGATGACTACTACAGTATAAGTTTGGTGTGTAAGTGCTGTTTGCCTTATAGCTTTAGGCTTAATTCATTGAGAAATATTATCAAGCCCACAGCAAAAGCTAATTTCCAAAGCCATTTAGTTCAATGACAGTGGTTGAGGGCAGTTTTTCTAACGCTTAAAAATTGTACAAACCATTCTTAGATGGAGGACAGTACAAAATTGACAAATAGCCCAAGCTTGTTTgattcagtggatggagcctcagcctgcagaccaaagggtcctgggttcgattttggtcaagggcacatacctcggttgcaggctccttcctggccatggccctggtcaggacgtatacaggaggcaaccaatcgatgtgtttctctcacatggatatttctctctctcttccactctctctaaaaatcaatggaaaaatatgctcgggtgaggactaaatataataataagtaaataaataaacaaaattgacaaacagCTGGATTTCTTCTGCATGCCTTAGTTTGGAGAGACTTTTAGTAACTGCCCAAGTCTACAGAACTATGTAGCAGTGGAGTGGGGATTCCGATTTGATAGGGCACCTGCCCTTAGAGCCCATACACTTGGTGACTGTGCTGTGCTACTGGCAGCTGTGGCCAAATCCAGAGTGGCTTGCAGGTTTCTTGcttgtttaatttgtttgttgtttgtttgctttcgttttgtttttgtttgtttgtttttagagaaagagaaagggagagaatgagaaagaaagagaaacattggaggattgaacccacaacctaggtatgtgccctgacagaaaatcaaatctgtgaccttttagtgtatgggacgatgctccaaccagctgagccacactggccagggtgagagatgttgaattttaaaacattatacaaTAATATGTACAAACAGTGTATGTAAACTGAAACCAACAGCTGTGTACTTAGCACCCAACTTAAAATATTGCCCCACTCTTAAAATCCCTTCTGTT contains:
- the LOC129151071 gene encoding 39S ribosomal protein L22, mitochondrial-like, with the protein product MAAAVLDRLGALWMQNLRRKLALGLLSSQSVLPQSHIHTSASLDISRRWEKNNKIVYPPQLPGEPRRPAEIYHCRRQIKYSKDKMWYLAKLIRGMSIDQALAQLEFSDKKGAQIIKEILLEAQDMAVRDHNVEFRSNLYIAASTSGRGQYLKRIRYHGRGRFGIMEKVYCHYFVKLVEGPPPPPEPPKTAVTHAKEYIQQLRNRTIIHTL